A genomic region of Pseudoxanthomonas suwonensis contains the following coding sequences:
- a CDS encoding 3-hydroxyacyl-CoA dehydrogenase/enoyl-CoA hydratase family protein, which translates to MSEKLLVRRAAVLGAGVMGAQIAAHLTNAGVDTVLFDLAAKEGPADGVVLKALAHLGKLSPAPLAGKSLAEAITPANYDTGLEQLKDCDLIIEAIAERMDWKQDLYRKIAPFVADHAVLASNTSGLGVNRLAEVLPEQLRHRFCGVHFFNPPRYMHLAELIPARTTDKAVLEGLETFLTTQLGKGVVYAKDTPNFIGNRIGVFSILSVIHHTRQFGLGFDEVDALTGPLVGRPKSATYRTSDVVGLDTMAHVIKTMADTLPNDPWHSYFQSPDWLAALVGKGALGQKAGAGIFRKVGKDIVVLDLEKQDYRAADRKAADEVVEILKIRNPAEKFARLRESAHPQAQFLWAAFRDLFHYSAYHLADIAQTARDVDLAIRWGYGWSLGPFETWQAAGWKQVAQWIADDIAAGKTMSDAPLPAWVLDGRDDVHAAEGSYSPAQDALVPRSSLPVYRRQRFPDPLLGERFDPGQTVFENDGVRLWHDGDGIAVVSFKTKMNTVSDQVLDGLQEAIAIAERDFQGLVIWQQKEPFSAGADLAGALGLLQAGKVDAFEAMVANFQRTSQRIKYALVPVVAAVRGLALGGGCEFQMHAARTVAHLESYIGLVEAGVGLLPAGGGLKELAVRASRAAGPGGDVFAELKKTFEAVAMAKVSASALEAKELGLLRADDTIVFNAFELLHVAKAQARALAEAGYRPPLPARRVQVAGDVGVATFRMLLVNMLEGRFISPYDDEIATRIATVLCGGEVDRGALVDEEWLIGLERKHFVELAQQEKTQARIGHMLKTGKPLRN; encoded by the coding sequence ATGTCTGAGAAACTGCTTGTACGCCGTGCCGCGGTCCTGGGCGCCGGCGTCATGGGCGCGCAGATCGCCGCCCACCTGACCAACGCGGGCGTGGACACCGTCCTGTTCGACCTGGCCGCCAAGGAGGGTCCGGCCGACGGCGTGGTGCTCAAGGCCCTCGCCCACCTGGGCAAGCTCAGCCCCGCCCCGCTGGCCGGCAAGTCCCTGGCCGAGGCGATCACCCCGGCCAACTACGACACCGGGCTGGAGCAGCTCAAGGACTGCGACCTGATCATCGAGGCGATCGCCGAGCGGATGGACTGGAAGCAGGACCTGTACAGGAAGATCGCCCCGTTCGTGGCCGACCACGCGGTGCTGGCCTCCAACACCTCCGGCCTGGGCGTCAACAGGCTGGCCGAGGTACTGCCCGAGCAGCTGCGCCACCGCTTTTGCGGCGTGCACTTCTTCAACCCGCCGCGCTACATGCACCTGGCCGAGCTGATCCCCGCCAGGACCACCGACAAGGCCGTGCTGGAAGGTCTGGAGACATTCCTGACCACCCAGCTCGGCAAGGGCGTGGTCTACGCCAAGGACACTCCGAACTTCATCGGCAACCGGATCGGCGTGTTCTCGATCCTGTCGGTAATCCACCACACCCGCCAGTTCGGCCTGGGCTTCGACGAGGTCGACGCGCTGACCGGGCCGCTGGTCGGCCGGCCGAAGTCGGCCACCTACCGCACCTCCGACGTGGTCGGCCTGGACACCATGGCCCACGTCATCAAGACCATGGCCGACACCCTGCCGAACGATCCGTGGCACAGCTACTTCCAGTCGCCGGACTGGCTGGCCGCGCTGGTCGGCAAGGGCGCGCTGGGCCAGAAGGCCGGCGCCGGCATCTTCCGCAAGGTCGGCAAGGACATCGTGGTCCTGGATCTCGAGAAGCAGGACTACCGGGCCGCCGACCGCAAGGCCGCCGACGAGGTGGTCGAGATCCTCAAGATCAGGAACCCCGCCGAGAAGTTCGCCAGGCTGCGCGAGAGCGCGCACCCGCAGGCTCAGTTCCTGTGGGCCGCGTTCCGCGACCTGTTCCACTACAGCGCCTACCACCTGGCCGACATCGCGCAGACCGCGCGCGACGTGGACCTGGCGATCCGCTGGGGCTACGGCTGGTCGCTGGGCCCGTTCGAGACCTGGCAGGCCGCCGGCTGGAAGCAGGTGGCGCAGTGGATCGCCGACGACATCGCCGCCGGCAAGACCATGAGCGATGCGCCGCTGCCGGCCTGGGTGCTGGACGGCCGCGACGACGTGCATGCCGCCGAGGGCAGCTACAGCCCGGCGCAGGATGCGCTGGTGCCGCGTTCCTCCCTGCCCGTCTACCGGCGCCAGCGTTTCCCCGATCCGCTGCTGGGCGAGCGGTTCGACCCGGGCCAGACCGTGTTCGAGAACGACGGCGTGCGCCTGTGGCACGACGGCGACGGCATCGCGGTGGTCTCGTTCAAGACCAAGATGAACACCGTGTCCGACCAGGTGCTCGACGGGCTGCAGGAGGCGATCGCGATCGCCGAACGCGACTTCCAGGGCCTGGTGATCTGGCAGCAGAAGGAACCGTTCTCCGCAGGCGCCGACCTGGCCGGCGCCCTGGGCCTGCTGCAGGCCGGCAAGGTCGACGCGTTCGAGGCGATGGTCGCCAACTTCCAGCGCACCAGCCAGCGGATCAAGTACGCACTGGTGCCGGTGGTCGCGGCGGTGCGCGGCCTGGCGCTGGGCGGCGGCTGCGAATTCCAGATGCACGCCGCGCGCACCGTGGCCCACCTGGAGAGCTACATCGGCCTGGTCGAGGCCGGCGTGGGCCTGCTGCCGGCGGGCGGCGGCCTGAAGGAACTGGCGGTGCGCGCCTCGCGCGCGGCCGGTCCGGGCGGCGACGTGTTCGCCGAGCTGAAGAAGACCTTCGAGGCGGTGGCCATGGCCAAGGTCTCGGCCTCGGCGCTGGAAGCCAAGGAACTGGGCCTGCTGCGCGCGGACGACACGATCGTGTTCAACGCCTTCGAACTGCTGCACGTGGCCAAGGCGCAGGCGCGCGCGCTGGCCGAGGCCGGCTACCGGCCGCCGCTGCCGGCGCGTCGGGTGCAGGTCGCCGGCGACGTCGGCGTCGCCACCTTCCGCATGCTGCTGGTGAACATGCTCGAGGGCCGCTTCATCAGCCCGTACGACGACGAGATCGCCACGCGCATCGCCACGGTGCTGTGCGGTGGCGAGGTCGACCGCGGCGCGCTGGTCGACGAGGAATGGCTGATCGGGCTCGAAAGGAAGCATTTCGTCGAGCTGGCCCAGCAGGAGAAGACCCAGGCCCGCATCGGCCACATGCTCAAGACCGGCAAGCCGCTGCGCAACTGA
- a CDS encoding acetyl-CoA C-acyltransferase: MSKQVQDAYIVAATRTPVGKAPKGVFRNTRPDDMLAHVLKAVVAQAPGIDVGRIDDAVIGCAMPEGEQGMNVARIGVLLAGLPDTVAAQTINRFCSSGLQAVALAADQIRLGNADLMLAGGTESMSMVPMMGNKVALSPSVFRDDHVAIAYGMGITAEKVAEEWKVSREEQDAFAVASHQKALAAIAAGEFSSEITPYEVLSHLPDLAGNTVQLRKKRVDTDEGPRPDTSLEGLARLRPVFRNGQFGGSVTAGNSSQMSDGAGAVLLASEQAIKDYGLTPLARFVSFSVAGVRPEVMGIGPIAAIPKALKQAGLSRDQLDWIELNEAFAAQALAVIRDSQLDPAKVNPLGGAIALGHPLGATGAIRTATLVHGLRRRQQKYGMVTMCIGTGMGAAGIFEAL, encoded by the coding sequence ATGAGCAAGCAAGTACAGGACGCCTACATCGTCGCCGCCACCCGCACCCCGGTCGGCAAGGCGCCCAAGGGCGTGTTCCGCAACACCCGTCCGGACGACATGCTGGCCCACGTGCTCAAGGCCGTGGTCGCGCAGGCGCCAGGCATCGACGTGGGCCGCATCGACGACGCGGTCATCGGCTGCGCCATGCCCGAGGGCGAGCAGGGCATGAACGTGGCCCGCATCGGCGTGCTGCTGGCCGGCCTGCCCGACACCGTCGCCGCGCAGACCATCAACCGCTTCTGCTCCTCCGGCCTGCAGGCCGTGGCCCTGGCCGCCGACCAGATCCGCCTGGGCAACGCCGACCTGATGCTGGCAGGCGGCACCGAGTCGATGTCGATGGTGCCGATGATGGGCAACAAGGTCGCCCTGTCGCCGTCGGTCTTCCGCGACGACCACGTCGCCATCGCCTACGGCATGGGCATCACCGCCGAGAAGGTCGCCGAGGAATGGAAGGTCTCGCGCGAGGAGCAGGACGCCTTCGCGGTGGCCTCGCACCAGAAGGCGCTGGCCGCGATTGCCGCCGGCGAATTCAGCTCGGAGATCACGCCCTACGAAGTGCTCTCGCACCTGCCCGACCTGGCCGGCAACACCGTCCAGCTGCGGAAGAAGCGGGTCGACACCGACGAAGGCCCGCGTCCGGATACCTCGCTGGAAGGCCTGGCCAGGCTGCGACCGGTGTTCCGCAACGGCCAGTTCGGCGGCAGCGTCACCGCCGGCAACTCCTCGCAGATGAGCGACGGCGCCGGCGCGGTGCTGCTGGCCTCCGAGCAGGCGATCAAGGATTACGGCCTGACTCCCCTCGCCCGCTTCGTCAGCTTCTCGGTGGCCGGGGTGCGTCCGGAGGTGATGGGCATCGGCCCGATCGCGGCGATCCCGAAGGCGCTGAAGCAGGCCGGCCTGTCCAGGGACCAGCTGGACTGGATCGAGCTCAACGAGGCCTTCGCCGCGCAGGCGCTGGCGGTGATCCGCGACAGCCAGCTGGACCCGGCCAAGGTCAACCCGCTGGGCGGCGCCATCGCCCTGGGCCATCCGCTGGGCGCCACCGGCGCGATCCGCACCGCGACCCTGGTCCATGGCCTGCGCCGCAGGCAGCAGAAGTACGGCATGGTCACCATGTGTATTGGTACTGGCATGGGCGCGGCGGGGATCTTCGAGGCGCTCTGA
- the galU gene encoding UTP--glucose-1-phosphate uridylyltransferase GalU: protein MTSRRIRKAVFPVAGLGTRFLPATKTVPKEMLPIIDRPLIQYAVDEAIEAGCDTLVFITNRYKHAVADYFDKAYELEQKLERAGKTEQLELVRHVLPEGVRAIFVTQAEALGLGHAVLCAKEVIGDEPFAVLLPDDLIWNRGPGALKQMADAAEASGASMIAIQDVPREATGSYGIVATEAFDGRQGRINAIVEKPRPESAPSNLAVVGRYVLSPRIFALLEATTPGTGGEIQLTDAIAALLAEQPVHAYRFQGTRFDCGTHIGLIEATIRYALDHEKLSDPARDMMQRALGELGVRDQE from the coding sequence ATGACGTCCAGAAGGATCAGGAAGGCTGTTTTCCCCGTCGCGGGGCTCGGTACCCGTTTTCTCCCCGCCACCAAGACCGTCCCCAAGGAGATGCTGCCGATCATCGACCGGCCGCTGATCCAGTACGCGGTAGACGAGGCGATCGAGGCCGGTTGCGACACCCTGGTGTTCATCACCAACCGCTACAAGCACGCGGTCGCCGACTATTTCGACAAGGCCTACGAACTGGAGCAGAAGCTCGAGCGGGCGGGCAAGACCGAGCAGCTCGAACTGGTCCGGCATGTGCTCCCCGAGGGCGTGCGCGCGATCTTCGTCACCCAGGCCGAGGCGCTGGGACTGGGCCATGCAGTGCTGTGCGCGAAGGAGGTCATCGGCGACGAGCCTTTCGCCGTCCTGCTGCCCGACGACCTGATCTGGAACCGCGGCCCGGGCGCGCTCAAGCAGATGGCCGACGCGGCCGAAGCCTCCGGCGCCAGCATGATCGCGATCCAGGACGTGCCCCGCGAGGCGACCGGCAGCTACGGCATCGTCGCCACCGAGGCCTTCGACGGCAGGCAGGGGCGGATCAACGCCATCGTCGAGAAACCGAGGCCGGAGTCGGCGCCGAGCAACCTGGCGGTGGTCGGCCGCTACGTGTTGAGCCCGCGCATCTTCGCCCTGCTCGAGGCGACCACGCCCGGCACGGGCGGGGAGATCCAGCTCACCGACGCCATCGCCGCGCTGCTGGCCGAGCAGCCGGTGCACGCCTACCGCTTCCAGGGCACGCGCTTCGACTGCGGCACCCACATCGGCCTGATCGAGGCCACGATCCGCTACGCGCTGGACCACGAGAAGCTCAGCGATCCGGCGCGCGACATGATGCAGCGCGCCCTGGGCGAACTGGGCGTCAGGGACCAGGAGTGA
- a CDS encoding polysaccharide biosynthesis protein, with product MNHGTSSTAVMTRIAVVAHDLVMVYVCWQLIHVLRYASRHEGYQWMEFSPTIALVLVAQGLVFWRVGLYRGLWRFASVPDLWNILKAGIFGLLAIALGLAVYNRLESVPRTVLVVYPFALTVLLGMPRLLYRVWKDHHVRQRGMATRRVLVLGAGRAGEALVRDLRRSGAYEPVGFLDDAPRLRGSRLHGLAVLGRLEDAVKVAKETAAGMLVIAMPSLDAAGMQRVMAICERTGLPFRTVPRLTDVLEGQALPGELKEVAIEDLLGRKPVTPDWKLIRGWLGGRTVMVTGAGGSIGSELCRQCARHGARRLVLLEIDELALITIHGDLMRAFPDLEIDAVLGDCGDPAVTAHALRLGQPDAVFHAAAYKQVPLLETQLREAVRNNVLSTDTVGRLCGENGVGTFVFISTDKAVDPANVLGATKRFAEMIAQSLDAKIHGTRFVTVRFGNVLDSAGSVVPLFREQIRKGGPVTVTDPEVTRYFMTIPEACQLIVQAAASGSHAAIYTLDMGEPVPIRLLAEQMIRLAGKQPGRDIAVVYTGLRPGEKLHETLFYADEHYRPTSHSKILEAGARESSTEQVRAGVERMRDAVARYDETGLRHVLRELIPEFIPAELAEVPETSAVVVQFPAREARSTQ from the coding sequence ATGAACCACGGAACAAGCTCGACAGCCGTCATGACCCGCATCGCGGTCGTGGCCCACGACCTGGTCATGGTCTATGTCTGCTGGCAGCTGATCCACGTGCTGCGCTACGCCAGCCGGCACGAGGGCTACCAGTGGATGGAGTTCTCGCCGACGATCGCCCTGGTGCTGGTGGCGCAGGGTCTGGTGTTCTGGCGGGTGGGGCTGTACCGCGGCCTGTGGCGCTTCGCCAGCGTGCCGGACCTGTGGAACATCCTGAAGGCGGGCATTTTCGGCCTGCTGGCCATCGCCCTGGGACTGGCCGTCTACAACCGGCTCGAGTCGGTACCGCGGACGGTACTGGTGGTGTACCCGTTCGCGCTCACCGTGCTGCTCGGCATGCCGCGCCTGCTGTACCGCGTCTGGAAGGATCACCATGTCAGGCAGCGCGGTATGGCGACGCGCCGCGTCCTGGTGCTCGGCGCCGGGCGCGCCGGCGAGGCGCTGGTCCGCGACCTGCGCCGTTCCGGCGCCTATGAGCCGGTCGGCTTCCTCGACGACGCGCCGCGGCTGCGCGGATCGCGCCTGCACGGCCTGGCGGTGCTGGGCCGGCTGGAGGACGCGGTGAAGGTGGCGAAGGAGACCGCGGCAGGCATGCTGGTCATCGCGATGCCGTCGCTGGACGCCGCCGGGATGCAGCGGGTGATGGCGATCTGCGAGCGCACCGGACTGCCGTTCCGCACCGTGCCGCGGCTGACCGACGTGCTCGAGGGGCAGGCACTGCCCGGCGAGCTCAAGGAAGTGGCGATCGAGGATCTGCTCGGGCGCAAGCCCGTCACCCCGGACTGGAAGCTGATCCGTGGCTGGCTGGGCGGGCGTACCGTGATGGTGACCGGCGCCGGCGGTTCGATCGGCTCGGAACTGTGCCGGCAATGCGCGCGCCACGGCGCGCGCCGGCTGGTGCTGCTGGAAATCGACGAACTGGCGCTGATCACCATCCACGGCGACCTGATGCGAGCCTTCCCCGACCTGGAGATCGATGCGGTCCTGGGCGACTGCGGCGATCCGGCGGTGACGGCGCATGCGTTGCGCCTGGGGCAGCCGGACGCGGTGTTCCATGCCGCCGCCTACAAGCAGGTGCCGCTGCTCGAGACCCAGCTGCGCGAGGCCGTGCGCAACAACGTGCTGTCCACCGATACGGTCGGCCGGCTGTGCGGCGAGAACGGCGTGGGCACGTTCGTGTTCATTTCCACCGACAAGGCGGTGGATCCGGCCAACGTGCTCGGTGCGACCAAGCGCTTCGCCGAGATGATCGCCCAGTCGCTGGACGCCAAGATCCACGGCACCCGCTTCGTCACCGTGCGCTTCGGCAACGTGCTCGACTCGGCCGGCAGCGTGGTGCCACTGTTCCGCGAGCAGATCCGCAAGGGCGGGCCGGTGACGGTGACCGATCCGGAGGTTACCCGCTACTTCATGACCATCCCGGAGGCCTGCCAGCTGATCGTGCAGGCGGCCGCCTCCGGTTCGCATGCGGCCATCTACACCCTGGACATGGGCGAGCCCGTGCCGATCCGGCTGTTGGCCGAGCAGATGATCCGGCTGGCCGGCAAGCAGCCGGGACGCGACATCGCCGTCGTCTACACCGGGCTGCGGCCCGGCGAGAAGCTGCACGAGACGCTGTTCTACGCGGACGAGCACTACCGGCCGACCTCGCATTCCAAGATCCTGGAGGCAGGCGCCCGCGAATCCTCGACCGAGCAGGTCAGGGCGGGCGTGGAGCGCATGCGCGACGCCGTGGCACGCTATGATGAAACGGGACTTCGCCACGTACTGCGCGAATTGATCCCCGAATTCATCCCTGCGGAACTGGCCGAAGTGCCCGAAACGAGCGCTGTCGTGGTTCAGTTTCCCGCGCGCGAGGCACGATCGACACAATGA
- a CDS encoding glycosyl transferase — protein MAMVAWLALLAGVSVVATWLALAYARRRNLVDQPGERRSHAVPTPRGGGIGITAALLAGCLAALWVGVAAMPVLCFAGGLLLVAGIGWVDDHRPLSPWSRLAVQCLAGILLAWGLHGVDGRWGWALLAAGLVPVLVNVWNFMDGIDGLATTQALLAAAALALLVPDTAYGALALAAAAAGFLPFNFPRARIFLGDVGSGTLGYALAALVAWGAPAKGLPYALVLLLPLSAFLVDATLTLGSRMLAGERWWQPHTSHLYQRWVKAGRSHAFVTSVYAAFSITTIILALFLERATPWLVGGGMAAWFTVALLGWLRLRRRLFPGKGI, from the coding sequence ATGGCGATGGTGGCCTGGCTGGCACTCCTTGCGGGGGTGTCGGTGGTGGCGACGTGGCTGGCGCTGGCCTATGCCCGACGCCGCAACCTCGTCGACCAGCCCGGCGAACGCCGCAGCCATGCCGTGCCCACGCCGCGGGGCGGCGGGATCGGCATTACCGCCGCACTGCTGGCCGGCTGCCTGGCCGCATTGTGGGTCGGAGTGGCGGCCATGCCGGTGTTGTGCTTTGCCGGGGGGCTGCTGCTGGTCGCGGGCATCGGTTGGGTGGATGACCACCGGCCGCTGTCGCCCTGGTCGAGGCTGGCCGTGCAGTGCCTGGCCGGGATCCTGCTCGCGTGGGGACTGCATGGTGTCGACGGACGCTGGGGCTGGGCCCTGCTGGCTGCCGGCCTGGTCCCGGTGCTGGTCAACGTCTGGAACTTCATGGACGGGATAGACGGACTGGCCACCACCCAGGCGTTGCTGGCCGCCGCGGCCTTGGCCTTGCTGGTGCCCGACACGGCCTATGGCGCGCTCGCCCTGGCGGCGGCCGCGGCCGGCTTCCTTCCCTTCAATTTCCCCCGGGCCCGGATCTTCCTCGGCGATGTCGGCAGCGGCACCCTCGGCTACGCACTGGCCGCCCTGGTCGCCTGGGGCGCGCCGGCGAAGGGCTTGCCGTACGCGCTGGTACTGCTGCTGCCGCTATCGGCGTTCCTGGTTGACGCGACGTTGACACTGGGTTCGCGCATGCTGGCCGGCGAGCGCTGGTGGCAACCGCATACCTCGCACCTCTACCAGCGCTGGGTAAAAGCGGGACGCAGTCACGCATTCGTAACCTCCGTCTACGCTGCATTCAGCATCACCACTATTATCCTTGCGCTGTTTTTGGAGAGAGCCACGCCATGGCTCGTAGGGGGGGGCATGGCGGCCTGGTTCACTGTCGCGCTCCTTGGCTGGCTCCGCTTGCGTCGGCGCCTCTTCCCAGGGAAAGGGATTTGA
- the lapB gene encoding lipopolysaccharide assembly protein LapB, with protein MEFLNEWFWFFLLLPLAALTGWVVGRRGGQRHGDTQVSRLSSTYFRGLNYLLNEQPDKAIELFLHIAELDKETFETQVALGHLFRRRGEVDRAIRLHQGLVQRNDLSDQQRVQALLALGEDYMKSGLLDRAETVFTDLARIDERAPQALRHLIGIYQAERDWERAIDNAARYEEVAGEPMGKLVAQFECELAERHRANGDLGGARAAIARAYQADATCVRAGILEGRIEADARNPEGAIRAFERAARHDPDYLPEFLPSLLACYGEVGDNAGARAFLAEMSEHYRGIAPVLALTRLIEGQEGARAARDYLGRQLKDRPSVRGEAALIDLTLAVGADSTATLHDLKHITDQLLVRNPSYRCTRCGFGARTHHWQCPSCKEWGTVKPLLNYAVV; from the coding sequence ATGGAATTCCTCAACGAGTGGTTCTGGTTCTTCCTGCTGCTGCCGCTGGCTGCCCTGACCGGCTGGGTGGTGGGGCGGCGCGGCGGCCAGCGCCACGGCGACACCCAGGTCAGCCGCCTGTCCAGCACCTACTTCCGTGGCCTGAACTACCTGCTCAACGAGCAGCCGGACAAGGCGATCGAGCTGTTCCTGCACATCGCCGAGCTGGACAAGGAAACCTTCGAGACCCAGGTGGCACTCGGCCACCTGTTCCGGCGCCGCGGCGAGGTCGACCGCGCGATCCGCCTGCACCAGGGCCTGGTCCAGCGCAACGACCTCAGCGACCAGCAGCGGGTCCAGGCGCTGCTCGCGCTGGGCGAGGACTACATGAAGTCCGGCCTGCTGGACCGCGCCGAGACCGTGTTCACCGACCTGGCCAGGATCGACGAGCGCGCACCGCAGGCGCTGCGGCACCTGATCGGCATCTACCAGGCCGAGCGCGACTGGGAGCGGGCGATCGACAACGCCGCCCGTTACGAGGAAGTGGCTGGCGAGCCCATGGGCAAGCTGGTGGCGCAGTTCGAGTGCGAACTGGCCGAGCGCCACCGCGCCAACGGCGACCTCGGCGGCGCCCGCGCCGCGATCGCCCGCGCCTACCAGGCCGACGCGACCTGCGTGCGCGCGGGCATCCTCGAAGGCCGGATCGAGGCCGACGCGCGCAACCCGGAGGGCGCGATCCGCGCCTTCGAGCGCGCCGCGCGCCACGATCCCGATTACCTGCCCGAATTCCTGCCCAGCCTGCTGGCCTGCTATGGCGAGGTCGGTGACAACGCCGGCGCGCGCGCCTTCCTGGCCGAGATGAGCGAGCACTACCGCGGCATCGCCCCGGTGCTGGCGTTGACCCGGCTGATCGAAGGGCAGGAGGGGGCGAGGGCGGCCCGCGACTATCTCGGGCGGCAGCTCAAGGACCGGCCCTCGGTCCGTGGCGAGGCCGCGCTGATCGACCTCACCCTGGCGGTGGGCGCCGACAGCACCGCGACCCTGCACGACCTCAAGCACATCACCGACCAGTTGCTGGTGCGCAATCCGAGCTACCGCTGCACCCGCTGCGGTTTCGGCGCGCGCACCCACCACTGGCAATGCCCCAGCTGCAAGGAGTGGGGGACGGTGAAGCCGCTGCTCAACTACGCGGTCGTCTGA
- a CDS encoding integration host factor subunit beta has translation MTKSELIEILARRQSHLKAEDVDLAVKSLLEMMGGALASGERIEIRGFGSFSLHYRPPRLGRNPKTGDSVALPGKHVPHFKPGKELREKVSDVLPAPASAEDGA, from the coding sequence ATGACCAAGTCCGAACTGATCGAGATCCTGGCCCGCCGCCAGTCGCACCTGAAGGCCGAGGACGTGGACCTCGCCGTCAAGTCGCTGCTGGAAATGATGGGCGGCGCGCTCGCGTCCGGCGAGCGGATCGAGATCCGCGGTTTCGGCAGTTTTTCCCTGCATTACCGCCCGCCGCGGCTGGGACGCAACCCCAAGACCGGCGATTCGGTCGCCCTGCCGGGCAAGCACGTGCCCCACTTCAAGCCGGGCAAGGAACTGCGCGAGAAGGTCAGCGACGTGCTGCCGGCCCCGGCCTCGGCCGAAGACGGCGCCTGA
- the rpsA gene encoding 30S ribosomal protein S1, with the protein MTESFAELFEQSQANLAKLKPGAIVVGTVVEVRGDVVVINAGLKSEGIVPIEQFRNDAGEIDVGVGDQVKVALDSIENGFGETVLSREKAKRAMVWDELEEALEKNETITGRISGKVKGGFTVDIKDVRAFLPGSLVDVRPVRDPAYLEGKELEFKLIKLDRKRNNVVVSRRAVVESEHSEEREQLMEKLQEGAVLKGVVKNLTDYGAFVDLGGIDGLLHITDMAWKRVRHPSEVVNVGDELDVRVLKFDRERNRVSLGLKQLGEDPWDNIARRYPANSRVFGKVSNVTDYGAFVEIEPGVEGLVHVSEMDWTNKNVNPSKVVQVGDEVEVMVLDVDEERRRISLGMKQVAANPWETFAAIHKKNDKVSGQIKSITDFGIFIGLDGGIDGLIHLSDISWNTTGEDILRNYKKGDTLDAVVLAVDPERERISLGLKQMEQDPFGQYMAAHPKGSKVEGTVKEVDAKGATIELADGIEGYVSARDISHDRVDDASQHLKVGDKVEAKFVGMDRKGRSLQLSIKAKDEAETAEALAEYNKSAAEAAAGTTSLGALLRAQLGGKSE; encoded by the coding sequence ATGACCGAATCTTTTGCCGAACTGTTCGAACAGAGCCAGGCCAACCTGGCCAAGCTGAAGCCGGGCGCGATCGTCGTCGGCACCGTCGTGGAAGTCCGCGGCGATGTCGTGGTGATCAACGCCGGCCTGAAGTCCGAAGGCATCGTGCCGATCGAGCAGTTCCGGAATGACGCCGGCGAGATCGACGTGGGCGTGGGCGACCAGGTCAAGGTCGCGCTCGACTCCATCGAGAACGGCTTTGGCGAGACCGTGCTGTCGCGCGAGAAGGCCAAGCGCGCGATGGTGTGGGACGAGCTGGAGGAAGCCCTCGAGAAGAACGAGACCATCACCGGCCGCATCAGCGGCAAGGTCAAGGGTGGTTTCACCGTCGACATCAAGGACGTCCGCGCGTTCCTGCCCGGTTCGCTGGTCGATGTGCGCCCCGTGCGCGACCCGGCCTACCTGGAAGGCAAGGAGCTGGAGTTCAAGCTCATCAAGCTGGACCGCAAGCGCAACAACGTGGTCGTCTCCCGCCGCGCGGTGGTCGAGAGCGAGCACTCCGAGGAGCGCGAGCAGCTGATGGAGAAGCTGCAGGAAGGCGCCGTGCTGAAGGGCGTGGTCAAGAACCTGACCGACTACGGCGCGTTCGTGGACCTGGGCGGCATCGACGGCCTGCTGCACATCACCGACATGGCCTGGAAGCGCGTGCGCCATCCGTCCGAGGTGGTCAACGTCGGCGACGAGCTGGACGTGCGCGTGCTGAAGTTCGACCGCGAGCGCAACCGCGTCTCGCTGGGCCTGAAGCAGCTGGGCGAGGATCCGTGGGACAACATCGCCCGCCGCTACCCGGCCAACAGCCGCGTGTTCGGCAAGGTCTCCAACGTCACCGACTACGGCGCGTTCGTCGAAATCGAGCCGGGCGTCGAGGGCCTGGTGCACGTGTCCGAGATGGACTGGACCAACAAGAACGTCAATCCGTCCAAGGTGGTGCAGGTCGGCGACGAGGTCGAGGTCATGGTCCTGGACGTGGACGAGGAGCGCCGCCGCATCTCGCTGGGCATGAAGCAGGTCGCCGCCAATCCGTGGGAGACCTTCGCCGCGATCCACAAGAAGAACGACAAGGTGTCCGGCCAGATCAAGTCGATCACCGACTTCGGCATCTTCATCGGCCTGGACGGCGGCATCGACGGCCTGATCCATCTGTCCGACATCAGCTGGAACACCACCGGCGAGGACATCCTGCGCAACTACAAGAAGGGCGACACGCTGGACGCGGTCGTGCTGGCGGTCGATCCGGAACGCGAGCGCATCAGCCTGGGCCTGAAGCAGATGGAGCAGGATCCGTTCGGCCAGTACATGGCCGCCCACCCGAAGGGCTCGAAGGTCGAGGGCACGGTCAAGGAAGTGGATGCCAAGGGCGCCACGATCGAGCTGGCCGACGGCATCGAGGGCTACGTCTCGGCGCGCGACATCAGCCACGACCGCGTGGACGACGCCAGCCAGCACCTGAAGGTCGGCGACAAGGTCGAGGCCAAGTTCGTGGGCATGGACCGCAAGGGCCGCAGCCTGCAGCTGTCGATCAAGGCCAAGGACGAAGCCGAGACCGCCGAGGCGCTGGCCGAGTACAACAAGTCCGCCGCCGAAGCCGCCGCCGGCACCACCAGCCTGGGCGCGCTGCTGCGCGCGCAGCTGGGCGGCAAGTCCGAGTAA